The following proteins are encoded in a genomic region of Devosia lucknowensis:
- a CDS encoding sigma-54-dependent transcriptional regulator has product MTRVLVVDDDPVQLRLTAEIANRAGFKPITATGGEQALAILRDDPQLGAMILDLVMPDLDGMGVMEAMRREGITTPVIIQTANASLETVITAMRQGAADYFVKPVAPERLIISLRNAMKLDALEAAIRAEHARKSGTFTRRDMIATAPSMARVIALCAKATKSTIPVLIEGETGVGKELVARIIQGTGDRAGRPFVTVNCGAIPPNLVESVLFGHKKGAFTGAYADQAGKFAEANGGTLFLDEVGELPLDTQVKLLRVLQEGEIEPVGASRPEKVNVRLISATNRRLLNLAKSGEFREDLFYRLNVFPIYVPPLRERREDLATLVDHFIARFSAEAAKRILGASPAVMDLLNGYDWPGNVRQLENAVYRAVVLTDGPFLDVQDFPQIVAQAAGREEAIRTLDRVQAPPSEPVHIDAATARPRLEPVEPTTRDRFLAEDGELCALSDIEREAIAFAIAHHGGRMSRVARALGIGRSTLYRKLHEYGMAEGLINDAA; this is encoded by the coding sequence ATGACGCGCGTTTTGGTGGTCGACGATGATCCGGTGCAATTGCGGCTGACGGCGGAGATCGCCAACCGCGCCGGCTTCAAGCCCATCACGGCCACCGGTGGCGAACAGGCACTCGCCATCCTGCGCGACGATCCGCAGCTGGGCGCCATGATCCTCGATCTTGTGATGCCCGATCTCGACGGCATGGGCGTGATGGAAGCGATGCGCCGCGAGGGAATCACCACGCCGGTGATAATCCAGACCGCCAATGCTTCACTCGAAACAGTCATCACCGCCATGCGGCAGGGTGCGGCCGACTATTTCGTCAAACCCGTGGCTCCTGAACGCCTGATCATCTCCCTGCGCAACGCCATGAAGCTCGATGCTTTGGAAGCGGCGATCCGCGCCGAGCATGCGCGCAAGTCCGGTACTTTCACCCGGCGCGACATGATTGCCACAGCGCCGAGCATGGCGCGGGTCATCGCGCTTTGCGCGAAGGCCACCAAGAGCACCATTCCTGTTCTGATCGAGGGCGAAACCGGCGTCGGCAAGGAATTGGTCGCGCGCATCATCCAGGGCACCGGCGACCGCGCCGGAAGGCCGTTCGTCACCGTCAACTGCGGCGCTATTCCGCCGAACCTGGTCGAGTCGGTCCTCTTCGGCCACAAGAAGGGAGCCTTCACCGGCGCCTATGCCGATCAGGCCGGAAAGTTCGCCGAGGCCAATGGCGGCACGCTGTTCCTCGATGAGGTGGGCGAACTGCCGCTCGACACCCAGGTCAAGCTTCTGCGCGTCCTCCAGGAAGGCGAGATCGAGCCCGTTGGGGCAAGCCGTCCCGAAAAGGTGAACGTCCGTCTGATCTCTGCCACCAATCGACGGCTGCTCAATCTCGCCAAGTCCGGCGAGTTCCGTGAGGACCTGTTCTACCGTCTCAACGTCTTCCCCATCTATGTGCCGCCGCTGCGCGAACGGCGCGAAGATCTTGCCACCCTCGTCGACCATTTCATTGCCCGCTTTTCCGCCGAAGCCGCAAAGCGCATTCTCGGCGCTTCGCCGGCCGTCATGGATCTGCTGAACGGCTACGACTGGCCAGGCAACGTGCGCCAGCTCGAGAACGCCGTTTACCGGGCAGTCGTCCTGACCGATGGCCCTTTTCTCGATGTCCAGGATTTCCCGCAGATTGTCGCCCAGGCGGCCGGCCGCGAAGAAGCCATTCGCACCCTGGATCGGGTACAGGCGCCGCCCAGCGAGCCTGTGCATATCGATGCGGCGACAGCCCGGCCGCGCCTTGAACCGGTCGAGCCAACCACGCGTGACCGCTTCCTTGCCGAGGATGGAGAGCTTTGTGCGCTGTCCGACATAGAACGCGAAGCAATCGCCTTTGCCATCGCCCATCACGGCGGGCGCATGTCGCGTGTCGCACGGGCGCTCGGCATCGGCCGTTCGACGCTTTATCGCAAGCTGCATGAATACGGCATGGCCGAGGGACTCATCAACGACGCCGCCTGA
- a CDS encoding YdcH family protein, with protein sequence MTTEGHIAALERRHQELDRRIQSEMQSRQTDDLMVSALKRKKLEVKDELYKLQGATRQ encoded by the coding sequence ATGACGACTGAAGGCCACATCGCGGCGCTTGAACGGCGCCATCAGGAACTGGACCGCAGGATCCAGTCGGAAATGCAAAGTCGGCAAACCGATGATCTGATGGTATCGGCGCTCAAGCGCAAAAAACTCGAAGTGAAGGACGAACTCTACAAACTTCAAGGCGCAACGCGGCAGTAA
- a CDS encoding YdcH family protein has translation MLHLDKEQEAQLGLELATKRQEHSDLDAAIHTLTQSQMADRMLIQRLKKRKLSLKDRIVQLENILLPDIIA, from the coding sequence ATGCTGCACCTCGACAAGGAACAGGAAGCTCAACTGGGGCTCGAACTGGCCACCAAACGCCAGGAACACTCGGATCTTGACGCTGCCATCCACACATTGACCCAATCGCAGATGGCCGACCGGATGCTGATCCAGCGCCTCAAGAAGCGTAAGCTTTCGCTCAAGGATCGCATCGTGCAACTCGAGAACATTCTCCTTCCCGACATCATCGCCTAG
- the purE gene encoding 5-(carboxyamino)imidazole ribonucleotide mutase: MLKPPVAIVMGSQSDWPTMRLAAETLENLEVEYEARIVSAHRTPERMVDFATNARAEGIKVIIAGAGGAAHLPGMIAAMTTLPVFGVPVRSKALSGMDSLYSIVQMPGGIPVGTLAIGEPGAINAALLAASVLALSDEDLAERLEAHRDRQTQSVPQFPSDNE; the protein is encoded by the coding sequence ATGCTCAAGCCACCGGTCGCCATCGTCATGGGAAGCCAATCGGACTGGCCCACAATGCGGCTGGCCGCCGAAACCCTCGAAAATCTCGAAGTCGAGTACGAGGCGCGGATCGTGTCTGCGCACCGTACGCCCGAGCGCATGGTGGATTTCGCCACCAATGCTCGGGCCGAAGGGATCAAGGTGATCATCGCAGGCGCCGGCGGCGCCGCGCATCTGCCCGGCATGATCGCGGCAATGACGACCTTGCCCGTGTTTGGCGTGCCGGTACGCTCAAAGGCGCTGAGCGGCATGGACAGCCTCTATTCCATCGTCCAGATGCCTGGCGGCATTCCGGTCGGGACGCTGGCAATCGGCGAGCCGGGCGCCATCAACGCTGCCCTCCTGGCCGCGTCCGTCCTGGCGCTCAGCGACGAGGATCTCGCCGAGCGGCTCGAAGCCCATCGCGACCGCCAGACGCAGTCCGTGCCCCAGTTTCCCTCCGACAACGAGTAG
- a CDS encoding carbohydrate ABC transporter permease, protein MNRTTAPQGYALPAMLFLAPALILVAVFVAYPIVYAGWLSFYKWNGVSQPLFIGLDNFIRLAGDATFWLSFGRNIVVAGAALVLQVFVGLAIAYCLVRVVPFVSRFFLFCYLVPVMVSEICIGLLWRFLYNPYFGLVNGGLKAIGLGDLQRGWLGESDTAFLAVIVVMSFTYLGLYVLLFTAAVRSVPESLYEAADIDGAGHFIKFFRITIPMVWDAVRANVLLAIIGSLKTFSLVFVLTNGGPNQASEVVSTYLYKVGFSSFEMGYAATIGFAQMVLTALGAWIIFRFLRRASGGGED, encoded by the coding sequence ATGAACCGTACAACCGCACCGCAGGGCTATGCACTGCCTGCAATGCTGTTTCTGGCACCGGCCCTGATTCTGGTCGCCGTGTTCGTCGCCTACCCCATCGTCTATGCGGGCTGGCTGTCATTCTACAAATGGAACGGCGTTTCACAGCCCCTGTTCATCGGGCTCGACAACTTCATCCGTCTTGCAGGCGACGCCACCTTCTGGCTGTCGTTCGGGCGCAATATCGTCGTGGCGGGTGCAGCGCTGGTGCTGCAGGTCTTCGTCGGCCTCGCCATCGCCTATTGCCTGGTGCGCGTCGTACCGTTCGTCAGCCGGTTTTTCCTGTTCTGCTATCTCGTGCCAGTCATGGTCAGCGAGATATGCATCGGCCTGCTCTGGCGCTTTCTCTACAATCCCTATTTCGGCCTCGTGAACGGCGGGCTCAAGGCAATCGGCCTGGGTGACCTGCAGCGCGGATGGCTGGGCGAATCCGATACGGCCTTCCTCGCTGTCATCGTGGTGATGAGCTTCACCTATCTCGGGCTCTATGTGCTGCTGTTCACCGCCGCCGTGCGCAGCGTCCCGGAATCGCTCTACGAAGCCGCCGACATCGACGGCGCAGGGCATTTCATCAAATTCTTCCGCATCACCATCCCCATGGTGTGGGACGCGGTGCGCGCCAACGTGCTGCTTGCGATCATCGGGTCGCTCAAGACGTTTTCGCTGGTGTTCGTGCTCACCAATGGCGGGCCGAACCAGGCCAGCGAAGTGGTTTCGACCTATCTCTACAAGGTCGGGTTCTCGAGCTTCGAGATGGGCTACGCGGCCACGATCGGTTTTGCCCAGATGGTGCTGACGGCGCTGGGCGCCTGGATCATCTTCCGCTTTCTGCGCCGCGCAAGCGGCGGCGGCGAGGACTAG
- a CDS encoding carbohydrate kinase family protein encodes MTAVVLLGDINIDLLLDVPAYPAEGGEAIATRQTTSLGGSATNTAISVARLGFDARLLGRVGSDAWGRQAVADLTGAGVDCRWISTDAVEPTQLNIVAVTPGGERTMFAYRGANAQLGPDQVVPALFEGAKLLHLSGYALLTRPQLDAAMAAVAMARSHNIPVTLDVPAGVVREIAPALLPVLDQIDTIMLGEADFAGLDARGPDDLLRAGVRRVVVKRGRHGSSYYAKAVAVDVQGFEVDAVDTTGAGDAFAAGVILGILENADPLACCRTANALGAAAVSHVGAGLAMPGREALPAAV; translated from the coding sequence ATGACCGCCGTTGTCTTGCTGGGCGACATCAATATCGACCTGCTGCTAGACGTTCCAGCCTATCCGGCGGAAGGCGGCGAGGCGATCGCCACCCGGCAGACGACCTCCCTCGGTGGTTCTGCGACGAATACGGCCATCTCGGTGGCGCGTCTCGGCTTCGATGCGCGCCTCCTCGGCCGTGTCGGGTCGGACGCCTGGGGTCGACAGGCCGTGGCCGACCTGACGGGAGCCGGCGTGGATTGCCGCTGGATCAGCACGGATGCCGTCGAGCCGACCCAACTCAACATCGTGGCAGTCACGCCCGGCGGTGAGCGCACGATGTTTGCCTATCGCGGCGCCAATGCGCAATTGGGCCCCGACCAGGTGGTTCCGGCGCTGTTCGAAGGCGCAAAGCTTCTTCACCTTTCCGGCTATGCCTTGCTGACCCGTCCGCAACTGGATGCGGCCATGGCCGCAGTCGCCATGGCGCGATCGCACAACATCCCGGTTACCCTCGATGTGCCGGCGGGTGTCGTCCGCGAGATCGCACCGGCACTGTTACCGGTGCTCGATCAGATCGACACGATCATGCTGGGTGAAGCCGACTTCGCTGGACTGGATGCCAGGGGGCCCGATGATCTGTTGCGGGCCGGGGTGCGGCGGGTGGTGGTCAAGCGTGGGCGACACGGCTCGAGCTATTATGCCAAAGCTGTTGCCGTGGACGTGCAGGGGTTCGAGGTCGATGCCGTCGATACGACGGGGGCAGGGGACGCCTTTGCCGCGGGCGTTATCCTGGGCATCCTCGAAAACGCCGATCCGCTCGCGTGCTGCAGGACTGCGAACGCCCTGGGTGCGGCGGCCGTCAGCCATGTCGGGGCGGGGCTTGCCATGCCCGGCCGGGAAGCTCTGCCGGCGGCGGTCTGA
- a CDS encoding outer membrane protein produces the protein MKHSLLALSALLLAAASAQAADLNWANNNATSPMYSPTSAAQWTGFYAGVSGGYGWGTTGITPANPGGQVNNNSGGWTLGGQAGYNVDMGGFVLGGEADLQWANIGYSEPIGGGTFTAKTDMFGTLRARAGVPVGQVMPYATLGVAYGRGSATVDTGVTTTQTANHFGWTAGVGLEAQATNNLSFKAEYLYVDLGSQAYNGLGIGARDVTQRFSVVRAGVNYKF, from the coding sequence ATGAAGCACTCCCTCCTCGCGCTTTCGGCATTGCTGCTGGCCGCAGCCTCTGCCCAGGCAGCTGACCTGAACTGGGCGAACAACAACGCAACGTCGCCCATGTATTCGCCCACCAGCGCGGCCCAGTGGACCGGCTTTTATGCAGGTGTCAGCGGCGGCTATGGCTGGGGCACGACGGGCATCACGCCGGCCAACCCGGGCGGCCAGGTCAACAACAATAGCGGCGGTTGGACCCTGGGCGGCCAGGCCGGCTACAATGTCGACATGGGTGGTTTTGTCCTGGGCGGCGAAGCCGACCTGCAATGGGCCAATATCGGCTATTCCGAGCCTATTGGCGGCGGCACCTTCACCGCCAAGACCGATATGTTCGGCACCCTGCGTGCCCGCGCTGGCGTACCGGTCGGTCAGGTCATGCCCTATGCCACGCTCGGCGTCGCCTATGGTCGCGGCTCGGCTACGGTCGATACTGGCGTGACCACTACCCAGACTGCCAACCATTTCGGCTGGACGGCCGGTGTGGGTCTCGAAGCTCAGGCCACGAACAATCTCTCGTTCAAGGCCGAATACCTCTACGTCGACCTCGGCAGCCAGGCCTACAACGGCCTCGGCATCGGCGCCCGCGACGTCACACAGCGCTTCTCGGTCGTCCGCGCCGGCGTGAACTACAAGTTCTAG
- a CDS encoding trans-sulfuration enzyme family protein has translation MSKDLNKDLNFASQAVFYDPEEHSQSISYPIYMSANFQYAGDIYDQIVDGARKEVNIYSRCGNPTEYKLEEHIAKLTGGTACLATASGMAAISHALFGILKAGDHLVADLTTYSSTHEFFDHRAQDFGLKVSLVDCTDVKAVEAAFTDKTKVLYVEAIANPTMKVPPLRALVEAAHARGIVVICDNTFASPAVCRPHDFGVDVVVESATKFIGGHNDAVGGVITLKSDILPADWLEDVRWNTLNKLGAPLSPFNAWLLLRGAQTLALRLEKQCANARALAEHLEKHPKVKRVFYPGLPSHPNYAAASEQLRDGGAMLSFRVDDEASGVRLLKRLQLCSFAASLGGLRTTTQMPATMAFLDIPSQEREAMGVVDGLVRFSVGIEHIDDIIADVDQAIEQMHIDL, from the coding sequence ATGTCCAAGGACCTCAACAAGGATCTCAATTTCGCCAGCCAGGCGGTGTTCTACGATCCGGAAGAACATTCCCAGTCGATCAGCTACCCGATCTACATGTCGGCCAACTTCCAGTATGCCGGCGACATCTACGACCAGATCGTCGACGGCGCCCGCAAGGAAGTGAACATCTATTCGCGCTGCGGCAATCCCACCGAATACAAGCTCGAAGAGCATATCGCCAAGCTGACGGGCGGTACCGCCTGCCTCGCTACCGCTTCGGGCATGGCCGCAATCTCCCATGCGCTGTTCGGAATTCTGAAGGCTGGTGATCACCTCGTCGCCGACCTCACGACTTATTCCAGCACGCACGAATTCTTCGACCACCGTGCGCAGGATTTCGGCCTCAAGGTGAGCCTTGTCGACTGTACGGACGTCAAGGCCGTGGAAGCCGCATTCACCGACAAGACCAAGGTGCTCTATGTCGAGGCCATCGCCAACCCGACCATGAAGGTGCCTCCGCTGCGCGCTCTGGTCGAAGCGGCGCATGCGCGCGGCATCGTCGTCATTTGCGACAACACCTTCGCTTCGCCCGCCGTCTGCCGCCCGCACGACTTCGGCGTGGACGTGGTGGTGGAAAGCGCGACCAAGTTCATCGGCGGCCACAACGACGCCGTGGGCGGCGTCATCACGCTCAAGTCGGACATCCTGCCGGCCGACTGGCTGGAAGACGTGCGCTGGAACACGCTCAACAAGCTCGGCGCGCCGCTGTCGCCGTTCAATGCCTGGCTGCTGTTGCGCGGTGCGCAGACGCTGGCTCTCCGCCTTGAAAAGCAGTGCGCCAATGCCCGTGCGCTCGCTGAGCACCTCGAGAAGCATCCCAAGGTAAAGCGCGTTTTCTATCCCGGCCTGCCGTCCCATCCGAACTATGCGGCTGCCAGCGAACAGCTGCGCGACGGTGGCGCCATGCTGAGCTTCCGCGTGGACGACGAGGCCTCGGGCGTGCGGCTGCTCAAGCGCCTGCAGCTGTGTTCGTTCGCCGCAAGCCTCGGCGGCCTGCGCACCACCACGCAGATGCCCGCCACCATGGCGTTCCTTGACATTCCGAGCCAGGAACGCGAAGCGATGGGCGTGGTCGACGGACTGGTGCGTTTCTCCGTTGGCATCGAGCATATCGACGACATCATCGCCGACGTCGACCAGGCGATCGAGCAGATGCATATCGATCTCTAA
- a CDS encoding carbohydrate ABC transporter permease codes for MRVGSRFTPTTLIVLAVLALHVVVVIFPFLWMAYSTFKTNREFMRSVWSLPQNWSWDAYVGAWSGGALGAYALNSLWIMAGATILTVIAATLAGYALAIYRPRWMAGVELGLTAAMAIPAYVALVPLVVMLRTAGLLDTHLGVILPTAAFNIPVTIFIMRAFFATLPKDLFDAARVDGASEWRIFYRVALPIARPAMFTAGIVNMIWVWNDFLFPMVFINNPARKTLPVGLTDFVGEHITNYPVMLAAILIAAIAPLVLFVIFERQVTAALLGGAVKE; via the coding sequence ATGCGCGTCGGCAGCCGTTTCACGCCCACAACTTTGATCGTGCTCGCCGTGCTGGCGCTGCATGTCGTCGTCGTCATCTTCCCGTTCCTGTGGATGGCCTACAGCACCTTCAAGACCAATCGCGAATTCATGAGATCGGTCTGGTCGTTGCCGCAGAACTGGTCATGGGACGCCTATGTGGGTGCCTGGAGCGGTGGCGCCCTGGGCGCCTATGCGCTCAACTCGCTCTGGATCATGGCTGGCGCGACGATCCTCACGGTGATCGCGGCGACGCTGGCAGGCTATGCGCTGGCCATCTACCGTCCGCGATGGATGGCCGGGGTGGAGCTGGGCCTCACCGCCGCCATGGCAATTCCCGCCTATGTCGCGCTGGTACCCCTGGTGGTGATGCTGCGCACGGCGGGGCTGCTGGACACCCATCTGGGCGTCATCCTGCCAACGGCCGCCTTCAATATTCCCGTGACGATCTTCATCATGCGGGCCTTTTTCGCAACGCTTCCCAAGGACCTGTTCGATGCCGCCCGCGTCGACGGAGCGAGCGAGTGGCGGATCTTCTATCGAGTGGCCCTGCCGATCGCGCGGCCGGCCATGTTCACCGCCGGCATCGTCAACATGATCTGGGTGTGGAACGACTTCCTGTTCCCCATGGTCTTCATCAACAATCCCGCCCGCAAGACGCTGCCCGTGGGCCTTACCGATTTCGTCGGCGAACACATCACAAATTACCCGGTGATGCTGGCCGCCATTCTCATCGCTGCAATCGCGCCCCTGGTCCTGTTCGTGATCTTCGAGCGCCAGGTGACCGCAGCCCTCCTGGGCGGCGCGGTCAAGGAATAA